The Gossypium arboreum isolate Shixiya-1 chromosome 2, ASM2569848v2, whole genome shotgun sequence region ttaccattatacataatcaaagcaataaaaaatgcaaccaattcaattaaccaacacCTAATTACAAGTAttcatcatgtaacacccctcgcccgtatccaacgCTAGGAGAGGGTTCGTGATGCTACCTGACCTAAACTCGACCAACTGTGTAAAATTGGGCcgtgaaatttcaaaaaatttaaaaacttctcttttcacaAGCAATTTGTCTCATATACAGGCTtatgagacccaaaacatacgtCCAGGGTAGTTCGAAATCCAACCGATAACTCatgaaaaactttgaaaatttcatACATCAAGACCTCACACGCAGTGTGGATATAAaaaacacgaccgtgtgatagGGACACGCACATGTCCCGAACTTGTGTCTGAAAACCTAGATATTCTGCCAAAACCACACCGCTCAAGCACACACCCGTGCTTTAtaactgtgtccttcacacggccgagacacatggtcgtgtctcttgcCTATGTACcactagcatgcatactgactttatgatACGGcatgggcacatgcccgtgtggccttcccgtgtactaaaatgactttaaatttttaagtacaggggacgcacggccatgacacacacccatgggggtgagccgtatggacaaactaggctatcttccaagtcattttatcacccattttgcacaacttACACAATATCATTTCAATATGCTAATTCCATCCCAAAAGACATCAATTCATTCAAGAAGGAACATCACATGTATTATCAAAATGAATACTAGCCATCATCTAGGCTTAGTACAAAATGGAGGGCTTTTAtcttaagccaaaatacatgaacaatttctcaataatacaacttactagtctagtcctatacatgccaccttcaaaaatataaatcaaactataccgaatgatGTGGCTGATAGtttgatcgatatctctgacttcaagggatcctcgAACAATTTGGcagtactgaaagaaaagggaaaggaaagagagtaagcataaagcttagtaagttgcatataaataaatatacaacaataatctcACCATTTTGCCATCATgtttatagctcaaaggtaaacacaacttaacttactcattatcatctactcgagtctcattttctaaattaagcttgTTACTCATGCTTATCgtataggtacctgtaacactcgtAACATGATTatcctttctttatcaaaattgaactacaactttcaccattgaaccgttAGGGATATTACTGGATATTCTATAAACCTTCAACATGGAAtgaattgccgatgccatgtcccagacagggtcttatactgTATCTCATAtatgcgtgctgatgcatgtcccaaacatgtcttacactagcacaactcttggccgatgtgtgtcccagacacgtcttacactggctatctctgtcgaggccgatgcatatcctagacatgtcttactctggcactcataatatggctgaagcatgtcccagacatgtcttacactagccctcgtctggatgctgatgccatgtcctagacatggtcttacactggcacacaaatcactcaatgtcttggcacgaatatccagttcATATCCTAAGGTTTCAACGGGATATTTTTACTATCTCAATTATTGGAAAGCattctcaatttataacttaacaactcgtacaatgacaatatgaatactagtattaacaatgtagttgtactatttacatacaacttacctcggattacaaaaagtGCTTGACTACACGGCTTAATcagattgcttggctttgccccaATCTAAGCTCgattttggaaaatcttgatctatataacaatatgcatccatttagtcactaaacaaaattaggcattcataaattcacaaccttggtaaaatgaccattttgcccctaggctttagcaaaatgaccattttacccctatgtccgaaaattgatttttattgaatttcttcgtatttaaagcctagataaactctttttactactataGCAATCCCAAATTATCACTATTTTAcacactaaccacccattttgcaacttatgcaaaatagtccttttaggtgttttcatgctaccacctttcacaaaagttgtttataacacaactaggactcatattcttccataaaaactcagacaacatcacaaatcctttcatggaaacatCCTAAACTTTCAATCATTAtacaaaatagacccctcatttgaaagcccatgaaACAAGCATACTAAAAATGTGAAAATCTtcaagaaaatcatcaagatcacttacattatgagaggaataTGTTGCTGTAAGTTTTTAGCTTTCAAAACTCCATTTTTTctgatattttcggtggagaaagaagatgaagaagaaggaaatgatagctaggcttttaggcattttttttcaccaaatcatgacatcatccacctaatactttgactatttgtttaaaattcaTCACATGGCCGACCAACACTATTAAAAAggtgtaatttccctttaaaagccctcaatttttatcctctagctatttaacacatttaggtactaaaatgtaacttttgccttttatgcgattaagtcctttttcgcaatcgggcttgaaaacattgaaattaactcaccaaatttttcatgcactaataatatcgtactataacctcataaaaataataagaataattttTCTATCCTCGAATCTGTGGTTCTGAGACcgctgtttcgactaggccctaaatcgagttgttacatttctccccccttagggattttcgtcctcaaaaatcttactagtgaataagTTTGGATACTGCTCTCTCAGAGACTCTTCGgcttcccatgtggcttcctcgattccatgtctatgccacaaaaccttcacaagtggtatattcttatttcttaactgtttgaccTCTAGAGCTAAGATCTTgactggttcttcaccataagtcatatccggaagaatctcaacttcagttggtGCAATTacgtgcgaagggtctgatctgtaTCGGCGTAACATAGAcacgtgaaacacatcgtgaatcttttctaactctggcggCAATTCGAAAtggtaggcaacaggccctactctctcggtaacctcataaggtcctataaaacgaggactcaacttgccttttctaccaaatctgaggactttcctccatggggaaactttcaaaaataccttatccccGACTTCAAACTCAATCtcccttcgtttcaaatctgcataggatttctatCAATCCGAGGTGACCttcaaacagtcacgaatcaccttaactttttccttagcctctttgatcaaatcaaccccgtgaatctgactctttCTCAACTCAGTCCAGAATAAGGGCGTTCGGCACTTTCGCCcttacaaagcctcataaggtgccatttttagactcgattgatagctattgttgtaggcaaattcaaccaatggtaagtgtttttcccaacttccttggaactcgagaacacagcacctcaacatgtcctctaatatttGTATTACTCTTTCAGACTGTCCGTCAGTTTGCGAATGAAATGTCGTGCTGAAACTCAACTTAGTTCCTAAaccttcttgtaacttcttccaaaacctcaaggtgAACCTCAGGTCTTGATTAGATACAATCGATAACGGCACACCATGAAGCCTCactatctcagaaacatataagtCGGCCAACTTTTCAAGGGAGTAGTCAGCACGCACTGGTATGAAGTGTGCTGACTTAGTgagtctatcaacaataacccatattgcatcttttcTTTTTGGGGTTAGAGGCAAACTGATCACGAAATCCATGgtgatacgatcccatttccactcgggaatcataataggctgaagtaaacccgaaggcacttgatgttcagcctttacttgttgacacattAGGCACTTGGATACGAACTTTGAactgtctcttttcatacccgaccaccaatacattttcttaaggtcgtaCATTTTCACGCTACCCAGGTGAACTGACGAACAACCATTTATTTTGGCTAATTTACAATTTTATCCCTAGACTTTTGAATactttacagtttagtccttaatatataaaaatggaaaattacACAATTAAACCATAGTCCCATGGTAGCCAAATTTTATAGGGACTTCTAGCAGCCCATTTTTTATTAATTCATgcttttaaccaccacatttttcaacttcacaattaaatccctatttgacatttttatcaaaaatcactttataaaacttgtatttttatcattaaaccttcataatcttccactaaacatcaaagaactcaagTATTCAATAATGGCACTTTTTAAAATcatgaaaaaattcaaaaattaaagcatgggctagctagaatacaaagcaatgatctcaaaaacatagaaatcattaaaaacgaataAAAAAATGAGCTTACATGTAAGGATGAACCCTAGCTGAACCTTCAAGCTTCAAATATGGTgtttctttgtttcattttcggTGGATGATGATAATTAGGAAAACAACCATTTGTTTTTCATTAATTTAGTTAGGTTATTTAATAATTTACCATGTTAACCTTATAAATATAACTTATAAATCACTTAAATCATGGACATAAATATCCACTAACCTTAATCATGGtataataacattataaggaccttttatttactaaatcatagtaattaaaaacttttaacaattagaattcaacttttatgcattatgcaatttagtcctttttactgaattaagcatttaaatggtaaaatttctttacgaaactttcacataattaaccTATCATGATGTAGAccttattaaaacaataaaataaacattttgactttggatttgtggtcccgaaaccattattctaatttgacctaaaaacgggcaGTTACATCCTCCCTTGAATGCACAAGCATATATTCCCTAGTTCTTTTAACATACCTTTATATATGCTTCACAACTTACCAATGTCTGAGATCTAGATTCACATGATATCAACTAATCGTTCCTACTGCGAAACAGATATTTGGACATGTGCAAAGCATCGCATACATAAGGCTTCCAAGTACCAAAGCATATGGAGCCTTGTTCATATGCTCTCTTTCTTTAGCTATCTTAGGACAATCAtcaaaagaaagatgaaaacctGATGCAGTCAGCTGAATGACTAACTTTGCACCGGTCATTGCAAAATGTTCCAGTACCTTATCGATGTATGAAACTTGAGATAAAGCTATCATTTTCTTCTTTTGATCCTTAAGGATTCGAATTCCAAGAATATAACTACCTTCACCCAAGTCCTTCATGCTAAACTATTGAGCTAACCAAAATTTAACCGATGACAATTCTCCTACATCGTTTTCAATAAGTAGAATATCATCGACATACAAAATGAGGAATATCAAATTTTTTTCCTTTATACACTTATAAACATGTTCATCAATGTTTCTCAAATACCCAAAAGTTTTGATCATTTGATCAAATCTTTTATTCCATAAGCAGGACACTTGCTTAAGTTCATAAATGGATCTTAGCAGTTTGCAAACTTTTTGCTCCTTTCCTTTGACAACATAGCTAGTGGGTTGAGCCATGTAAATTGTATCATCAAGATAGCCATTCAAGAATCCTATCTTGATATCTATTTTTCAGATCTCGTAATTGAAAGCAATGGCAATGGAAAAGAGTATAGGATAAGTCTACAGTTCCCACACCGTATTAGATTTTATAGAATCCATATCTGCATCCATGGTTTGTTTCCAAAGCTTGAAATCAAGGTCTTGCATAGCCTCCTCATAAGTGAGTGGATCATCATCCTCATAATTAGATTTCGTATTATAAATACTACTATCATATAtgaataagtctagtttcttaaaaACTCTTCCACTATGACGGATTCCCTTATGATGTTGATCGTTTGCAGGTTTTTCTACAACTTTCTCGAGAATTGAACTTGGCGATTGTTCTACCACTCTTGAAAGTTCCTCGAGTACCACTTTACTTTGAGCCTTAAAGTATCCATGTAGCTTCCCTAAAGGAAAGTAGCATGAGTAGAAACTTTAATCGTATTATCTTTTCAATTGTAGAATAATTTGTTCCTTTtggatatcctacaaacatgcaCAATTCTATCCATGCATCCAACTTCTTTGCATGGTTTCTTTCCATGCCATAGTTCATAAGGTGTCTTACAAGAAGACTTGGTTGGCACATCATTCAGAATATAGCAACCCGTTTGTATCATATATCCCAAGAAGGAAGTACGAAGTTGTGAATAGCTTAACATTGAATGAACCATCTCAAGCAAGGTTCTATTCCTTCTTTCAAATACATTATTCTGCTATGGAGTGCACAACAtagtcaattgggataaaatctCATTCTCTATGGGGATACTAAGAACTCATCAACAAATATTCCCTACCTCGGTCAGATCAAAAATTCTTTATGGATAAATCTAATTGCTTTTCCACTTTCACACGAAACTCTCGAAATTTATCAAAAGTTTCACTTTTGTGATTCATtaaatacacatatacatatcgaGAATAGTCTTCAATAAAAGTCACGTAATAATCGTAACTTCCTCGGGCACTAATGCTCATGGGACCACATACATCAGTGTGCACAAGTTCTAAAGGTTGGTTGGACCTTGTACCTTTCGCATTAAAAGACAtcttagtcattttaccttccaagcaagattcacattgtggaagaCTAACTTCCTTAAGCATACTTAAGAGACCATCTTTCacaagtctagtgattctttcttggttaatatgaccaagtcttaAATGCCATAGGTACccctcattagagtgagaagttttaagaTTTTTATTCACTATTTCAGTTTGAAGCATCGAGTAGTTATTTGGTTTGATAAAGTAGAGATTTTTTTTCATCCATCTATTACAAATTAAAGAACGATTTGTGTGAATGGCAATCTCTTTATTGAATGTCATGGTATAACCGTCATAAAATAAGCGTGCTACAAAAATTAAATTCTTCTTAGAATGAGGTACATAAAACAACTTCTCCCACTACTTCAGCTGCAACATAGCTTGTGCATCACTCGTCCTAAGGCATGACGTGACACGGCATGTAATTTGTAGTCTTATGGGTTAGTGTCCTATTTTAGCGACTCTGGACACTTGTGCATCACTCGTCCCAAATTCCTACATTTATTGGGACCTAAATGCAACATCCTACACACTCAAATTAACAGATTAACTACCTAAGGCTCGTGTCGGCCTAATAGGTCACTAACGCTAACAAAATGTGTTAAAGACACTTATTTTATTAACTTCTACTACATAATTACTAACTACTAAAAATGCAATAAATAATACTAAAATGGCTAGAAAACAACTTCTTAAGTGTAGAAATATGCCAAAATGACTACTATATTTGACGTTAGGTCACATGttagtatttaattaattttttaaaattttaaaaatttaaaaatattataaaaattattttaaatgcaaattaaaaattcttaaaattatttaaaaagtataaacattttaaaatttttaatatatttttttaattttaaaaattaattaaatgcagACATATCATCCACATGGCAATCCATGTGTATGTCATGTCAGCAAAGTTAATTAACATTAGTTTTTCTATCCATTTGGGGTGATCCGACAACAAGTGTAACTTTAATAGCTAAAAATTAAATGAGGACTAAAATAACTTTTTTGTAAAGTTAGAGGATTGAAAAAATCATTATGCCacaccaaaaataaaatttaatggtGCAATTTTAATGAATGAGTTGTTTTGCACACTCATCTAGTGTACAAGagctaatttacccatttatcgatgaagggactaaaatgcaatccaaaatataaaatatataaagggAGCTCTATGGTACTTTTTCCCTAATTACACCCTAAATTTTTTGTTCATTTATTTGGGAAGTCTTTTCTCTTTCTTCTATCGTCATCCACCTCCTACAATCGCCACTCTTCCCTCTCTCGGCATTGCAAATcaatatttttttcttctctccCATCTCAGTTCTCACCCACCGCCGTGTCAACTGGTTTTTGCCCGATCAGACGCGTATTCCGTGTCGGAATCCGTGTCGACACGGGTACTGAACCCCAAATTGCCGAGTCCGGGTAACGAAGCATATGATTGTGGTGACAACCTTAAATTCCCTGAATGACTAGATTGTCTTTCATGATTTTGCTCCTTTTATCTGACTAGGATTACCTTGGCTTGCTTTTCATTTTATTATGCATCAACTCCATATTTCCTGCCTTATTTTGGATGCCCATTAATCCTTAGAACTCGAAACTTGCCACCTGCAAAGACAAGGCAGGTTTCTTATGTAGAATAGCGGTGGTATTGTCAATTGGAGATTTCCAATTAACTGCAGAAACATTTGATCCGTTTTGCTTCGACACACTGATTTTGTGGGTGCTCTGTTTGCAGTATATGGCCTGTCAAGTGGGAAGAATCAATTTGCAAGCAGGTTTATCAATATCGGAGAATGATGTCTTTGCAAGTTCATGTCTGACGCTTGCAACTTGTGCAATCCAGAGGTGGAGCAATGAGTATAGTTTAAGTGGACAATCCTCGAAGATTGGTTTAAAGTCTTTAACGTTCCCCAGAAAGAGGTAACTTTGAACTTTATTAAAATTTTGAGCTGCTGAAGGCCTTCTATTCTCAGAAGGATTCTGTTAATGATTGTTTGCTAGCTAATTGAAATTGTTAGATGCTCGTTTAAAGAACCCATATGATTTTGCTCACCTTAAAACAGTTCAACAAAAAGACATGGTTGGAAAATAGCATTGGCCTTAGACACTGGTGGGGTGCCTGGAAATGGTGAAGATAGTCTCAACAGTGACAGCTCTAATCTTGGTGGTACTCGACTGGGCAGGATAGTAAGTGCAGGTGGGAGGCAGCTATTAGAGAAGTTGAACTCGGCAAGAAAGAACTTCCCCATGAAGATATTTCTCCTCCTTTTGGGCTTCTATACTGCAAATGCTTTGGCAACTATTCTTGGACAAACAGGTGATTGGGATGTATTAGTTGCTGGGGTTGTTGTTGCTGCAATCGAGGGGATCGGTATGCTTATGTACAGAAAGTCCCCTTCTTTAAAAACTGGAAGATTGCAGTCGATTGTGGTAATGGTTAACTATTGGAAAGCCGGAGTGTGCTTAGGTCTTTTTGTTGATGCTTTTAAATTAGGTAGTTAACTTGAACTTCTGCTATTGGGTTGGGGCTTCCTTTTGAATGTATTTTACATCTCTTATAATAGCCCTGGCTCTATCGATAGATTGTCAACTAGGTGAGGAATGTATGACAACCATTGCCCATGTATTTTGCAAATAAAAATTCTCTGTTGGGTCAAGAAGCTCTGCTGTTCTTCCCAGCCTCATCATCCCCCTTTCGCCCCCTACCCATTTCTGTTGCCCTTGGAAATTTCGATCGAGTTGCAGGCAGCAAATAGGTTTCACTAAATCAACTTTCTATTGCCTGCTGAGTTTTCATGGACATACATGTAGATCATGTGGTTCCATCAATGCTTTATGTGCAAAAGTTTTAATGATTGGACTTCAGGAACATTCCCAATGAAGACGTTGAAGTTATGTCTGCCGTTGGATTCAGTCTTTGCCTTTGTGTTGCTTTGAACGAAAATTGTAATGGCATTAACctctttcttcttttcctttctttttggcTCAAATTTCCTTACTATGAAGAATTGTTTTGCACGTATGTTTTCTTAGGTGAATCAGGACATGGGATTTTTCTCCAGTAGCCCACAGGCAAGGCAAGGATAATAATGAACACATCATGTCATGTACACACTAAatcaaccctttttttttttttttttcctaggATAAGAATGAACACCAGGAAAGCTCTCCACTTTTTTCAACTTTGCCAAATCAAATATCCGAGTATTTACGTTTGATGTTTGTTCTCCAATTTCTAGTGTCTTTCCAACAAAGGAAATCTTCTTTTATTTGGACAGAAATCATGATGTAGACATCTAGCTTAATTCTTTCCTATATTTAGATCTGCACACTGTATTTGATATTTGATACCCAGATGTAGAGTCTGTGAATGACTACTTAAGTGACACTATTACCACTGATGACATCACACCATAATACCAGAAGAAAACAAAATTCATGAAAAAGCAAATGAAGGAACTTTAAGTTCCAATACAACATTCAAATCCTAAATAGTGTCATTGAATAACCAAAAAGGACTTAAGTGATTAGTAGGTTGCAGTTAAAGAGGTAAAAAACAGTTAGTTGCATCAATAGCCCAACAGAGAAAATGGTATTTAACTTAGGTTATGCAAGGCTCAAGGGACATCTTTAGTTAGCCAAAATTTAGAGACATCTCAAAGTATTTAGAAATAATGCATGGGGGCACAAATCCCATGTACCCTCATCATCGTATAAAGGTGCAAAGCTTGTGGTTTTCTTCAGTATTCAAACTGAATTTGGTGTGCATCAAGTGCCAACAGAAAAGTATACATTGTAGCAACAACACAATAATGAAAAACATTACAGATGAAAATAACAACTGTCACTGTTCCATCATTATTAACCTGATACTCATTATTAGTTGCATTATCTAACCCCTCACCACGAATATCATTATCAGCTAAAGCATCTAACACTTTATCACAAGTATCGTTGCAAGTGTTTTCAATTCCAACATGACTATTAACTTCAATCTCCACTGCCATGTACGATAAAAACTAAAGCATTAATGTCATTCTTATTTAACCTTTTCCACTTAGAAATTAAGAATTTCTAAGTTCATTTCACAAAAAAAACTACAAGAAGTACAAGTTCAAGCCTTCAAGATTAGGTTTTAGTCCTCTACTTTTTTATAAGCAACAATTGAGTTAGTTATATCTGTACGAGAAAATTCTAGAGATAGTAAAGGGAAGAAACTTTCAATatggaattaatatttttttttacatCATATAATATTCTCTTTATCTCTTATTTTCTTACCATGGTTTCATCATTTACAACCTTTACTTAGAGCATCCAATCTGAGATAGAGCCAACAATAGAATTGATCATCAAACACAATAAGTCAAATACTGAATTCTCGCTTTTGCCAATATCGTGTCCATCTCAACAGGAATGTGATCAGTGTCAAGTCATAACTGATAAGGTAAGTTGTGCTAGCCTATCTCAATTAGCTTGTAATTTTTCAACCAAATTCTAAGGAGGTTCTTGTAAGCATAAATattttttgcaaaaaaaaatagTTCTTAATTCGACACTTCAAAATTTT contains the following coding sequences:
- the LOC108463001 gene encoding ycf20-like protein isoform X2; translated protein: MACQVGRINLQAGLSISENDVFASSCLTLATCAIQRWSNEYSLSGQSSKIGLKSLTFPRKSSTKRHGWKIALALDTGGVPGNGEDSLNSDSSNLGGTRLGRIVSAGGRQLLEKLNSARKNFPMKIFLLLLGFYTANALATILGQTGDWDVLVAGVVVAAIEGIGMLMYRKSPSLKTGRLQSIVVMVNYWKAGVCLGLFVDAFKLGS
- the LOC108463001 gene encoding ycf20-like protein isoform X1, producing MIVYMACQVGRINLQAGLSISENDVFASSCLTLATCAIQRWSNEYSLSGQSSKIGLKSLTFPRKSSTKRHGWKIALALDTGGVPGNGEDSLNSDSSNLGGTRLGRIVSAGGRQLLEKLNSARKNFPMKIFLLLLGFYTANALATILGQTGDWDVLVAGVVVAAIEGIGMLMYRKSPSLKTGRLQSIVVMVNYWKAGVCLGLFVDAFKLGS